The Pseudanabaena sp. ABRG5-3 genome includes the window CTTTCTCACAGCTTTAAAAAACGCCGAAACAGATCGAGAAAGATTAAACTTAATTTGTCTGGACGAGCTGAATCTAGCTAAAATTGAGAACTATGCTTCAGATTTGTTGTCAAAGCTAGAGTATTCCCGCGAAATCCATGAATCTGATGATTTAGATGGGGCAGGAGATGCTAATTCCTTATTGCTGTTTTCTGGTGATATCGAAACAGAATTGTGGCAAGAGGTGAAATATCTGGAGGAGCAGCAATCTCTCGAATCAAATCAAAAAGCGAGACAACAAAGATTACAGATGTTTTTGCAGAAATGGCGATCGCATCAACCTGTACCACAAAATATGATTTTACTGGGTACGTTAAATTCCGATGAAACCACCTATGATCTCAGTCCCAAGGTAATCGATCGCTCTTACACGATTACCTATCCGATCGCTGATTTTAATCAATTGCCGAAACAAGTCACCAATCAAGCGGCGAACCAGATTAGTTCTATCTCTAGCTCCAAACTTAGGCAAGTTCTCCATGATGGCTATGCCAAGAATTTAGATCTGATCATTAATAAAAAATCTCAGGAATGGGTAAAAATTCAGCAATGGCAAAGTTCTTATTTTACTGAAGCAGCATCATTAGGTATTCCCTTGGGATATCGGACGATGAAAGATTATGCAGTATTTTGTGCGATCGCTGATTGGCTAGAATTGCCCCAAAAAGAAGCTTTTGGTCATTTTCTCTTTACCAAAATATTGCCCAGAATCACTTTCTTTAAGGATAATCAAACCAATGGTCTCTTTCAAGAATGGATCAAGGAACTCAAAAAAAATTACAAAACCTACGATCCCGCCAATATTCTCGATCGTCTAGAACGTCAACTAAGAAAAGATGAGCGCCGTCAAGTGCGATATTGGGGGTAATCAACTATGGCTAACTATCCCACCATAAAATTTGTGGACGATCGCAGGAATACTTTGCCCATTGATGAAGATGGGTTGCAACATATTTCTCAATTTAGGCAGTCTTGGCAAATTTGTCTAAGCGATCGCTGGCTAGGCAAAGTGAGGCTGCTAGGTAATCTGAACATTGACTTGTTAAATATCACAAAAACTAACTATTGGCAGTTTAAAAATAATCAAATTCCACCTTCAATTATCAGTAGTGCAGGAATTGTGACAGTAATTCTCATTGATGAGAAAGGAAACCCTATTGAAGTAACAAAAACTAGATTAGCTATACATCCTGCGAGCTTAACTGATAGTCAATTGGATCGGATGATTGCTGATATTGGCACACTTGCACTATCAGTATCTAGTTGTGTGAATCGGGAAGTTAAGATTCCTACTGCCCTAGCATCAGGCAAAACTGACTACGGACAAAAATGGTCGCCCTATCAAGGAATGCTCACAACCGCAGATGCTCTAATTGAACTTACATTGGTTATGCAGCAAAATTGGGGCGCTCTCGAAAAGCGATCGCTCAAAGATATTGAAACCACTATCGGCAAGGTCAGCCGATCACGGGTTTACACCTCCCCCAAATTATTAATCAGAGCCTATAGCCAACCCGCAAAGCAAAATTTTATGGGCATGGTTCGGATAGAAACCACTAACTGTTCCGAAAATCAATTTCTCTGTTACCTGCTAGATATTTATTTACAGGATGTCGTTAAAGGAGTTATCTCTGGTCTAAAAGCGTTAACAATCGATAATGTGGAAAGCCGCTTAATTCCTAGCCGCCGTAGCGATCCTGATTTTACTAAGTTTCGAGACAATATTCAAAAAACTGTCGATCAACGCACCCAAAGAATTAATCAATTTGAATTATCAGTCAAGGAAAAAATCAAGCAACTGCAAGAATGTCAAATCTGGGCAAAATATGCTCGCAATTCATCGTTTTTAAGAAATATTTCCACACCTCACACTTTACCAAACCATTCTTTAAGATTAACGGGATCACCTGCCTATGGATCGATCTACGCTTGTTACAGCAGTTCTCAAGGACATTTACTAGAAAATCTGCAACAGCAAATTCTTTCCTTTGAAAATCTCGCTCCCAAAAATATCAAGCCAGTTTGGGAAATCTATGAAATCTGGTGCTTTGTTAGCATTTACAGCGCTTTTGTTCTCTATGCAGGTATGAGCGAGCCTTCAGAAGGTTTATTTGAGAACTTAACAGTATCCATGGGAACTATCCAAATCCCTAAAAATAGACCATTTCGATTAAGCAAAGAATTAAGTGATCGCCGCCAACTCAAAGTCACACTTACCTACGAATCCGAGCAGTACAATCTCTATGGTGAACTGCGAAAACCAGATATCTTAATTGAAATTGCGATCAAGGGATCTCCAACAGCTAAATTTGGATTTGATGCGAAATACCGCAACTATCAAAATCAAGGCTATGCCCGTTTTCAAAAAGATGTGATCGACATTGCGAAATCTCGATATCAAGAAGAATTAAAACTTCAAGCTTGCTTTATCCTCCATACTGACGGAAATTATGACTATTGGGGTGAAGTACCATTTAGCCGCTTTGCTAAAGAGAAATTTCGAGGTGGTCACAATCAAAATAACAACAATGATTATGTTGGACATCAATATGGGGCGATCGCGCTCTTTCCTGACGCTGATCCAGAGAAAGCCAATCAACAACTTAAAAAAATTATTCGCCTATTACTGCAATATCATCTCCATGAATCTCTAATTTCAACCTGTATATCCTGTGGCTATTCTCTTGACCCCAAACAAAATATTTTTGCACAAGGATTAAGCACATATTACGGCTGTCCAGAATGCGGTGACTTTTGGGTAGTGAATAGCTGTTATGGCACTCATCATCATTTGCTTAAATTTAGTAACTACTTTCACCATAAATCTGACCATCCAGAACATCGTGATAAATGGATGTTTATCTGTCCCGAATGTGGCAGCGATCCTTCTGAGGCTGACTTGAGAAGTTCAGGAGGCTACCCAAGAAGTTATCGGCGTGGTAGTTAATATGACTCCCGCGATATACTGTAGCTTTGCTTAGCTGTTTCTTCTTACCCACTTAGCAATTCCCCAACTGCTTGACGAATGAACTGCTTATCTTCAGGATTTTGATAGGGATTGCCAGCACGATGTCCCCAGATCGATGGAATGGGAAGGTATGAACTATGGGGAATTAGAGATGCCTCGCGATCGCAATCTTCGGGGGTGAAATACAAATCCGTCGTACTGGGCATGACTAGGGTTTGCGCTTGAATTGATCGCATGGCAAGTTCATAATCTTGTTGATAAATGGGATTATCGCTGACATCACACCTGAGCCAAGTATCAAGCATTGCCATCAAATTTCGTGGATCGCGCTTGCGATAGCCAGCTTCCCAACCACGCAGGAGATAATCTTCGAGGGATGCGTAACCGAATTGATAATACAAACCTTCGCGATAAAAGGCTTGGGATGCTGCCCAACTGGCGTAGATTCTGGCAAAGGTGCGAAATCCGCGATCAGGAATACCGTCAAAACTAGTTCCATTCCAAGTTGGATCACCAGTTAGGGCATAGCGCAAACTCTCTAAGAAAATGCGATTGTGATCGGTGGTTCTCGCAGTGCCACAAATGGCTGCTATGCGTTCCACGCGATCGCCATATAACGCACCCCAATGATAGGCTTGCTGAGCGCCCATC containing:
- a CDS encoding nuclease domain-containing protein, which codes for MANYPTIKFVDDRRNTLPIDEDGLQHISQFRQSWQICLSDRWLGKVRLLGNLNIDLLNITKTNYWQFKNNQIPPSIISSAGIVTVILIDEKGNPIEVTKTRLAIHPASLTDSQLDRMIADIGTLALSVSSCVNREVKIPTALASGKTDYGQKWSPYQGMLTTADALIELTLVMQQNWGALEKRSLKDIETTIGKVSRSRVYTSPKLLIRAYSQPAKQNFMGMVRIETTNCSENQFLCYLLDIYLQDVVKGVISGLKALTIDNVESRLIPSRRSDPDFTKFRDNIQKTVDQRTQRINQFELSVKEKIKQLQECQIWAKYARNSSFLRNISTPHTLPNHSLRLTGSPAYGSIYACYSSSQGHLLENLQQQILSFENLAPKNIKPVWEIYEIWCFVSIYSAFVLYAGMSEPSEGLFENLTVSMGTIQIPKNRPFRLSKELSDRRQLKVTLTYESEQYNLYGELRKPDILIEIAIKGSPTAKFGFDAKYRNYQNQGYARFQKDVIDIAKSRYQEELKLQACFILHTDGNYDYWGEVPFSRFAKEKFRGGHNQNNNNDYVGHQYGAIALFPDADPEKANQQLKKIIRLLLQYHLHESLISTCISCGYSLDPKQNIFAQGLSTYYGCPECGDFWVVNSCYGTHHHLLKFSNYFHHKSDHPEHRDKWMFICPECGSDPSEADLRSSGGYPRSYRRGS
- a CDS encoding alpha/beta fold hydrolase, yielding MNTFTIKNFHLQCGAILPQAQLVYQTYGELNSDRSNAILYPTSYGAQHPDIEWLVRPDGILDPTKWFVIIINMFGNGLSSSPSNCEECGLAEQGFWFTHLDNVTAQEQLLREVFGIERLALVYGWSMGAQQAYHWGALYGDRVERIAAICGTARTTDHNRIFLESLRYALTGDPTWNGTSFDGIPDRGFRTFARIYASWAASQAFYREGLYYQFGYASLEDYLLRGWEAGYRKRDPRNLMAMLDTWLRCDVSDNPIYQQDYELAMRSIQAQTLVMPSTTDLYFTPEDCDREASLIPHSSYLPIPSIWGHRAGNPYQNPEDKQFIRQAVGELLSG